Part of the Lolium rigidum isolate FL_2022 chromosome 6, APGP_CSIRO_Lrig_0.1, whole genome shotgun sequence genome, CTAGTGGCCTTCTTACTACTAAACACTAGCTGTCTGTGTATTGGTTTCTAGTTGACTCctcctacctccatcccaaatcttaaggcttatatttttttggaaaagtcaaaacaagtaaaatttaactaaaattttaaaataatctatcaataaatatgatattttgtagatagcacatgaaaatatattcatTATCTatgtaataatattaattttgtatttgacatgttaatattattttataaaaacttagtcaaacttaacatagtttgactttttgaaaaaatataggctttaagccttgggatggaggtagtacttcaCATGTGTGTTTGTTCAGATAAAAGTCATATagatgcccgactttaaattaataaatccTTGAACAAAAGTTCACGGGGTTGCATGCTGGGGGCACTAGCTTATGATTACGAACTAGGCCAAAGGCCAAATAGTTTAGTTACAAGTGATCACCATGACACCAAAGCTAGGAAGCAACGAAATAGATATGTAGGGCAAACTCCAATCCTCAACTGGTTGATACTTTCAAGTTtctaaaaaatgcaaactaaaattatgGATCTACATTGTGTTGTAAGTTTCTAAAAAATGTAAACTAGAATTATGGATCTACATTGTGTTGTATCttatgcatctgtgaagtttcatccgaAAATGTGATCATATGTGTtctacacaaaaagaacaaatgatgtgtaaatagtaTTAAAAAATTCCAGGTTCACAACATATAACATAAGCATAACCAGCATCTACAATTTTAGTTTACATGTTTCGAAAACTTAAAAGTGTAAAAAAGAATGAGGTGCACCCGTAACTAGTTGCGGAATATTGGCACTCTAATGGAGAGGCTACACGTTCAATGAGGAAGGCGGAGGAGAGTAGGTGGAGCTGAAAAGATAGCAACTCAAAAGCTTACTTCTGCGCATCAGTTAAAATTAAGGAAATAAAGATGACTAACAAATAAAATGATTAATTACATGAAAATTCTCTTTGTCTCGGATTAATTAAATGTGCTGCATGTGGTGCCATTTTTTCTATGGTTACATGCAAATTTCACATTAATGAGCACCATTCTAGGGTAGAAATCTAATCATTTTTCTAGATTAGTCTATCTTTTTAAGAACTGTTCCACACTTCCACTAATATGTTAATAATCATCCATAGTAGtataaaaatgtaaaaaaataataaaatttacaAATTAGTTTTTGGACCACCTAGTGGTGACTACAATCACTAGCACGAGACGAAGatgcaccgtcgtcctcgcccgtCCATCAGCGGAGCCGAACAAAGCTTGTTGTAATATACAAACGGGAAATCATCGTGTTAAGGTCACAAAAGACCGGCACATGCACGTTTGTTTACTCATTAACTTAATTTTCTATTAATGAAATACATATGGTCTCTCTAAAAAAAATATCAGCAaaccagagcaacaaccatcgTTAAAGATATGACCTATAGATCAAAAGAGCCAGACCTAAAATAACACCAACGAACATAAAATTGAGGGTATCCGAGGAGATCCGTGGGACGAAGAACTCCACACGCCCTCTGCCGGCGCTCGTCGCACCACCGGGGCAAGGATAGGACGGAGATGATCTTATTCTAACTTTGAGGTGTAGCTGCCGCCTCACCATCTCAAAGAAGACCCTAGAAAAAATCTAAACAAAAAACGAGAACCCTCTCACTAGGTCCGCCACGCCTCCAAGCCTCCAAGGTCACCGAAGACTGAACGGACCATCAGCATGGCCGACGAGGGGGATGCAACCCTAGATAGGTTTTAGGCTATTAACGTTAGTGGACTTGTATAGATAAAAGAAATTTAATAGTGGTCTACTCAAAAATGGAGGAAGTATATCCTTGCCTAGAACTAGAAGGGCAACGTGTTCTGGTTAGCAAGTGTGCAACCAAACCTGGGGTCGTACTACATACGGAGTATATCACAGTCTTTTTCGGGGTTTCCGTCCCCGAAATCCCTCTTTTCTCCTTGTTCTATTCGGACCTGATTTTACGTGGAACAAAAGCTTTCGATCTCTCGAGGGCTCGATCGAGGCTTTCCCCCGACGCAAGAATAAACGGGAGCGAACCGAAAACCCCACACAGCCCTTCCCCTCTTTCCCTCTGCTTGCGGCGGCGCGACCGTAGGGGAAACAACTCCCAATCGAAAAcatggcggccgccgccgccgccgccgcccgctcgaGGCGCAGGCTCCTACCATACTTCCACCGCCTCCTCCactccgccgcctccccctcgccCAACCGCTTCCTccgccacgcgtcgccggcgccgcgcgccgccgaccACGCCCCCTTCTTCCGCCTCCCCGCCGCGCGCGTCTCCACGCTCCCCACCGGCCTCCGCGTCGTCACCCAGGCCTACCCGGCCGCCACCCGCATGGCCTCCGTCGGCGTCTGGGTCGACGCCGGCAGCCGCTTCGAGCTGCCCGGCACCAACGGCACCGCGCACTTCCTCGAGCACATGGCCTTCAAGGGCACCCAGCGCAGGCCCACCGCGCACGCGCTCGAGGTCGAGATCGAGGATATGGGCGCGCGCCTCAACGCCTACACCTCCCGCGAGCAGACCACCTTCTTCGCCGACGTCCAGGGCCGCGACGTCCCCGCCGCGCTCGACGTCCTCAGCGACATCCTCCAGCACCCGCGATTCCCGCAGCAGGCCATCCAGCGGGAGCGCGGCGTCATCCTACGCGAGATGGAGGAGGTGAGCTGTCGCGCCCCCCCTTTTTTATTTTTACTGCGTCACACCCTTTTCCCCTGCACAGCTACAATAAGATTCCTTACTGATATCGGGGGAACACCCCTTTTATATAATTTAAAAGCTACAATAAGATTCCTCGATTTACTAGTCCCTGGATGTAAGCTTTCGTGATACTTAATCTTATTCTTCTTGTGGCATTGGTAATTTTCTCATCTGACTAGTATTGGCCTGAGAGTAAAGGTGAATTAGCTTTGTTGGTGCTTGCTATGTATGGTTGACCTTTCTTGTGTTTGTGAAGATAAATGTGCTCATTAGGCTCTGTCAAATGTTCAATAGGTTTGCTTCTGCAACAATCGTTCAAGTTCTACTTGTACTAGATTCATGGTTACATATGTTTGGAGTTTGGAGTTTGATGCATGGTTACATATGTTTCTTGTGTTTGGAGTTTGATGCATGGTTACATATGTTTATGGGTAGACAGGTGCAAGGAATGATGGAGGAGGTCATATTTGATCACTTGCATACTGCAGCATTTCGGGATCATCCGTTAGGGGACACAATATTAGGTCCGAAGGAGAACATCCAGTCGATCTCGAAGAATGATTTGCAGCAGTATATTTCAACTCATTATACCTGTCCTAGAACGGTATGGTTATCTGCCTCTGTAAAATAGTTTAGCATTTTAaacttggagaagttgatgaaAGTTTTTGCTGGTTGGCTTAGGTTGTGTCTGCTGCTGGAGATGTCGATCATGATGAGGTTGTTGATAAAGTCAAGGAATTGTTTACCGGATTCTCTACTGATCCAACTACTGCAGATCAACTTGTTGAGGCAAACCCGGCTGTTTTTACTGGCTCAGAGGTCTGCTTTTTAGTTTATCTAGATGTTACTGTAGTAATTTATTAGGCTATGTTAACTTATCTTTATCTTTTGGATTTTATATAACATTAGGTTCGCATAGAGGATGCCGAGATGCCTCTAGCGCATCTTGCAATTGCTTTCAAGGGTTCATCTTGGACTGACCCTAGATCAATTCCTCTTATGGTCACCCAAAGCATATTGGGATCTTGGAACAGAAGCATAGGTGTAGGGAACTGCTCAGGGTGAGaaagattttcattgattgatcgATACTTTTCCCTTCTAGTTTCTTATTACTGAATTTGTTGCTAAAGCTGATGTTGTATGTTGAAATGCTAGGTCTTCTTTAGCTCGTGGCATCAGCAATGGTGAGTTAGCTGAGAGCCTGATGGCGTTCAACACTAATTATCGTGATACAGGATTATTTGGCATCTATACTACTGCTCAGGTAAAGTTTGTTTCTCAATCTTATTTTCAGTTGCTTGAACATTTGAATCACTTCAATAACTTGCTTAAGATCTGATgtaattattttctatcttgatGTCAGCTAATGAGTAACCGTTATCTTTTCTCTTTTGTTCACTGCAATATTTTCCATTGCAGTGCTTACCTGAATAGTTGTTTAGCTTAAATATGGAATATTCTAGTGGTGGTACTCTTCTACTGTAAGTAACAGATTTGTATAGGGACTGAATTTGTGTATACTTGCCACTTATGGGGAATGTGTAAGCTGTGAGTTAAAAACATATGATTAATTAGCAAACTCGTAGATCTTTCTTTTAGGCAACTTATTGTTTACCCTCATAGCATTTGAATTGGCTACAAGTTCGAGAGATATACCAATCACTTACGTGTGCTCTATGCAAAGTCTCTTCAAATTTTGAAGTGAATATATAATTGTACCAGCAGTGGAGATGAGTTATCATTTAAGCTATGGATTTGGACCAAACTACCCCTGTAAAACGTTATcttacaaaaaaaattaattgATTGCAGCCTGATGCATTACATGACCTGTCTCGGTTAATAATGGAAGAATTCAGAAGACTTGCATTCAGAGTGTCAGAGACAGAGGTTGCTCGTGCTCGTAATCAGGTAGCTGTGGTTTCCAGGGGTGTTCCCTAGATTTATACATTTCTCTTTATTGCCTGGTTTTCCCTGTCAATATTTATGGAAGACAAAACCACGCAGTTTCTCCTACATTTTTGTTAGTAAATATTAGAGAAAATTCATGTTATTATTTTGTTGATtcgtacatgtacttgtagtagtCTAATTTGTTTAATAGGACGATGCTTCTCTGTGTTATTATGCATTTTGGATCGCACGTGATAGTAGATATGTTTCTGCTTCATATTCGTTCCATCATTCAGTTACCTATTTCTCCATTAAATTTTGCTACTATTATTGTTGCTAAGCTCATGTTACCCTACTTCACAGCAGCAGTGACAAGGTGACTGAATGTAATATAGTTAAAAATGTGACTGGTGATTGATCTATGCATCTTCAGCAATAGTTAAACAAGCAACAAGCTCATCAACAGGAAACCTCTTCTCTTTTTTTGAAAGCAGTTTGTTCTTAATGATCTATAGGATATTGCAGTATGTTGTTTGGATAGAATCATTAATTATGATACATGTTATTCAAGCATTTTCTACAATTGGAACATCAACCTGCAATCTCGTCACTTGCAAGAGACCCTCTTGTTTTCTTGGCCTCACTTGGAAGCAACCTGTTCTGTATGCACATGTTTTAATTTTTAATTAGAGAAAAAagtaggtaacaagaactaccatTTTTACCCTTTTCAGTTGAAATCTTCTCTTTTACTCCACATTGATGGATCAACTGCGGTTTCTGAGAATAATGGTCGCCAGGTATGCATAGTCTACTCTTGTGTTGGCATTCTCAGCAATGATAGCTACTATTCTCCCGACTAACAAAACTTGCCCACAACCATCTGGTGCAGATGCTAACTTATGGACGAGTAATGCCATTCTTGGAGCTTTTTGCTCGAATTGATGCAGTTGACTGCGCTGCGATAATGGAAACAGCCAAGGACTTCATAGTTGATAAGGTAGATTTCCTAAGGCTCAATTTGTGGTTGTTGAACTGTGATGATATTCTGTAATTTGCTATGGAAAAATAACCACCGATGCAACAAAAGGCTGGTTGGGGCAAACATGATTATCATAATCCGCCACAATACCAAATATGGCCTAAACCCATTATCTTACTACAATAATGCAGTATCGCTGAGTAGTCCAGTGATTCTGAAGTTTATTCACTCatgtttgaattttttttcagGATGTTGCCCTTGCTGCAGTTGGACCGGTCTCTAACTTGCCAGAGCTGAGTTGGTTTCGCTCACAGACAAGTTCAGATGAGAAATTTACGGAAAAAATGTTCTCGCTAGGCGCATAAAATAACTGAAGCTGCTGCTCCAGGATATTGTTGTTGTAACTCTAGTATAATGTTTATGAATTGATTGCTAGCTTAAAGAGTTTTAGTTATTCCTTACACATATGGTTTTTCGTCCTTGCACGCTATTTATTTtatagtactccctctgatccataataagtgttggtGGAACTAAAGTTCTACTGAATCACCGACACATTATGGATCTGAGGGGGTATTAAAATGTGCAAATTCTTAGATTCCTCACTTTCGTGTGATATTGAACCTGGAATCGCCTTGAAACCTCACTTAATGGCTCTTTGATCAAGTCATACGAATTTTGTAGGATTTCATTCCTTAGGAAAATTTCCAGTTTGTTTAATTTGTAGTATTACAAACTATATGATCTTTTTCCAAGGATTTTTTTTCCTTGAGTTCTACCTTATGAAGAACTCATTGTTTATGTGACGACTATGTCATCCCGATTCtatattattttttatatattcATGCCTTTTAGAATCCTGGGAACAAAAGAGCCCCTAACATAATAAACTAGCAAAATGTATTagaaaagaaaattagttttaagtgAATATGATCATTTTTTGAATCTTAGGTATCATCTTTTTTCTTTATAGGTCAGATGTAACAATGTTGTCCTGGAAGTGTGTGTGAACAGGGCACAAGAGAAATGCTCTTCTCCCGTGCACGCGCAAGGTTACGTGCATGTTTGTGCCGTCGATTCGCACTTTAAGATTTGTGCCATAGTGTTTCATCAAATATCATTAAGATTTATTATGTTTTAGGGCATATTGTTATGCAATGATACCTGATGATATAGTGCACGGGAGGTCCCGCGCACCGGACAATCGCTGGGTTCCGGGGTGAATAGTGAATACATGGGGAGCATTGCGCCTGCCGTGCCTTGTTCTCTAAACTCATtcggactaagagcatctccagtcgccttCCCCAAAGTATCCTCCAAATCGCgttggattgagcgtttgggggacgtgttcgtgctgcgtttgggggatgtgttcgtgccgcgtttgggggacgtcgctccccagccgcgtcccccaaacgccgcccccaaacattaaaaatacttttttttagtatttttatttcaattttcacaaactaatacataattgggaacgtggtttacacgaagacatagtttggaacatggttttccacaaactaatacatagtttgaaccatggtggacacaaatataaaatattgcaaaaaaagtaaacctaactaggtcgtgtatcgaaggtttcgtgtgttcgctgccaagaaagaacactcgagggcacccagtcacccaaactggaaaatccagcgggagatggtgcctttgttggttctaccgaggaagaagaacagacagagacctccgtgcacgtattcgctgcgaagaaacaacactcttcatcagtcgtcctcctcgtcagtgctatcgccgtggtagtcctggcggcagcgcgtctcgtcgagaccttgacgctcatgtccttgtcgccaaagtaggagaacaggaggatgaagccggcttcgaggctgtggtggcgcgcgaacttctcccagcgatgttgaggtacatcttgccgcgcgcatcatagatcacgtcgacgatccaccggtagtagccgcacgaagcctcccgcagatgcatcgtgcgcgggcggttgtcaccggcgacgtactcggcgaaggagtaaggtagcctctggatgccgcgtggttcgcccttgaggacgaggacgaactcgaacagcacacccggctccacgtccatctccgacgatgaagacgacggcgtggcaggcgatggcgagcgtgcagctctgccgcggccacgaccacgaccacggccgcgagctcggcctccgcctctaccagacatggcgtcgactcttgttgagatggtggcggctagggttggggagagaggcgctagagtTTGTGTGTGAgatggacgatgagaggcggccctttttataggccggagggaggcgggggagcggtggcgctcattaacaccggcacgcagagctaggcgcgacgagacgcgtcgctgcgcctctgcgggaactccaccgtcgctgcgcgccaataacttccgtcgtgaggtaggcgacggttaggttaaaatttattgtgccgctgactggtcggccccgccactccccgccttgcttttcggtgtgtccggcgtccccggtgcgtcccttgtggggcggggacgggctcggggcgtcggacaccgtatcagagcgcgccggacaaaattcggctttgggggacgcggctggaaccgttttttggtccgACGCGCTTCAAATctgtttggggacgctttggggacgctACTGGAGCTCTATCAGCCATCGCCAGGCTTTCAACAGTAATCACCAGCTATTCAGTGAGTGAATGCTGACCGGTGATCATTGCATCGTTTGGTCTTTTTCCCACTGCCATTGACGCAAACAAGACGCTAAATATGCCGCTGCCTGCTGTTTCTATGCGCAGATTTTAAGCAGAAACCGTCCGTTGCTCCGATGAGCGCTGTGCGTGCCCAGCAGTTTCCGCTCTCTCCCTGGAAGGACAAATGGGCTCACGCCGCTCACGTTCCCGCGCCACCATGCATCACCCCCGCGCCCTCCCCTCCTGGACCTCTCACATTAATCCTTCATCACGCACTCGGCCGTTGCACAATCAACTCCTCCGTCTCCCCATCGCTTGTGCTACCGTGGTCTGCGACGTACTCCATACATTCTGGCCATTCTCGATCAAACTCCTCCTTCAAACAGCTAGCTTTCCTCCATCTTATCATTTCTCTCTGCTTTTGTTTCATGGCACTACGCGTGCTCCCCATCATGCTGGCGCTCCTCGCAGCTGCCTGTGTCTCCTCACCTGTCCCGATCTCCGACGCCGTGGCTCTGCTCGGGTTCAAGTCCGCATGCGCCGGCCATGGCACCGCGGCGCTCGACTCCTGGACAGAGTCCTCCGATCCGTGCTCCGGCGAGTGGCGTGGAGTCACTTGCCAGCGGTCCTCCTCCCTCGCCCCCCCTCGTGTCCGTGGTATCGTTCTTGAAGGCCTCGGCCTCGGTGGCGATGCCGGCGCTCTCGCCGCGCTCGCGGATCTCCCGGCGCTCTCGTTCCTTAGCTTCAAGAACAACAACTTCACGGGATCGCTCCACGATGTGGACTTCTCCCCCGTGGCGCCGCACCTCAAGCTCCTCTACCTCTCCGGCAACGCCTTCTCGGGGCGGTTTCCCCTGTCCATCCTACGGCTCCGCCACCTGCGCCGCCTCGACCTCGCGGGCAATCGGCTCACCGGCGCGATTCCGCCCGAGAtcggccgtcgcctccgcgctCTCGTGACGCTGCGTCTCGCGCGCAATTCGTTCGTCGGCCCCCTGCCGACCTCTTTGGAAGCGATGACAATGCTTGTCGAGCTCAACGTCTCAGGCAACCACCTGAGCGGGCAGATTCCGAAACGCCTCGCGGCGGCCTTCCCCGCGTCGTCGTTTGCCGGCAACCCCGAGCTTTGCGGCGCCCCTATGCGTCGCCGGTGCAGCCGGCAGCAGCGGAGAGGCGATGGCGAGACAACGCGCGGACAGGTGGGGAGGAGGAGCTCCCGCTACCGGTGGATGGTGGTGATGATCATGGCGGCGGTGGGCGCGGCTGTCGCCACGCTGATCGCCACGGCGCTGTGCGCGGTGCTGtggtggaagaagaagaagaagcccgcgccgccgcgcgccagcTCGCGCACCAGCTCGACGTCGGCGTCGCGGGAGGAGACGGTGCGCTTCGACGGGTGCTGCGAGGAGTTCGACGTGAGGGCGCTCATGATGGGGGCCGCGGAGATGCTGGGCAAAGGCGCGGCCGCGACGACGTACCGCGTGTTCATGGCAGGCCAACACGACGTGGGCGACGACCACGCTGGGGTGGTGGAGAAGACGGAGGGCGAGGCGGTGGTGGtgaagaggctgaggaggagggAGGGCGCCACCCGGGAGGACGAGAGGAGGCGGAGGGAGCTGGTGAGGGAGATGGGCTCGTGGCGGCACGCCAACATCGTCAACCTGCGCGCGTTCTACGCGTCGGCGGAGGAGCTTCTCCTCGTCTTCGACTACATCCCCCACGGCAGCCTCCACAGTCTCCTCCATGGTCAGTAGCCTCTCCGTCTCTCATCAGCCGTACGTCCAACTTGCAAACTTGTCACGTTATTATGGTTTCTAATGTCTGCACGACTGAGCAGAGAACCGGGGGCCGGCACGAGTCCCTCTGGACTGGCAGACGAGGCTGAAGCTGGCGCAGGACGCGGCGCAAGGCCTCGCCTACCTCCATGGCGCGTCCGGCTCCAGGCTCTCCCACCGGCACCTCACCTCCTCCAACATCCTCATTGATGCCGGCGGCAACGCGCGTGTCGCCGACTTCGCCATGCTCCAGCTGCTCGTGCCGGCACCACCTGAAAAGGCCCTGCAGAAGCAGGACGTGCGCGACTTCGGGGTCATCCTGCTGGAGATCCTCACGGGCCGGTCGCCGGAGGACGGCAAGGTGGACATGCCGCGGTGGGTGCGGACGGTGGTGCGGGAGGAGTGGACCTCCGAGGTGTTCGACATGGAGCTGCTGCGGAGCAGGGGCGCGGAGGATGAGATGGTGGCGCTCCTCCAGGTGGCGCTGCTCTGCGCCGCCGACGACCCGAAGGAGCGGCCGAGGATGGCGGTGGTGTCCAAGATGATCGAGGACATCAGGAACAGGGGGAGCAAGAGGAGCAAGTACTCTGCTTCTCCATCGCAGGCTGGATGTTCGTACGAGTCGTCTCCTTGCGTTTCAGAGGACACAACAAAGTCCACCACTGCCTCAAGCTCTTGAGACTTTATGCACTAGTCATCACGGAGCTGTGTGCTCGTTTCTGACATTTTTCTCAAACAATGTCGTCTCGAGAAACCATGTTGGCAAAGAACATGAATTATTTGCTATGAGCAACTGATAAAACGTTTGCACCAACCAGGAGGTGTACACTTGAATGTTAATGGACTGCACTAGCTTGAAATGTCTATTTTTAAATGCAGTTTACcttttgtctcgcgatatatGTTGTCATGTGTCGAATATGATTACATCTCAAAAACAAGGAAAGGCTCGTAAACACTACAGTTGTCAGGTTTCTACCAATAACCTAAACTTTCACCCTAAAACTCGCATCACTCGAAGAACACCACCGCACCAAAATCGCCATGTGCTGCCACAACATGCTCGACTCTCTTCTATGTCTAATTTCTCCTCAACTTCCAAGCCTCCTGACTATATAATAGATTTGGGGTGAGTCTATGGCAGCCAGCTGCTTTTATTTTCACCAAACAGTCCAACCTTTTTCTTCTATAATACCAACACTTTTCACAAAAAATAACACAGGGGCGTTGTGTTCCGCTcctccttgtttttgttttttgaccACA contains:
- the LOC124667565 gene encoding probable mitochondrial-processing peptidase subunit beta, mitochondrial, translating into MAAAAAAAARSRRRLLPYFHRLLHSAASPSPNRFLRHASPAPRAADHAPFFRLPAARVSTLPTGLRVVTQAYPAATRMASVGVWVDAGSRFELPGTNGTAHFLEHMAFKGTQRRPTAHALEVEIEDMGARLNAYTSREQTTFFADVQGRDVPAALDVLSDILQHPRFPQQAIQRERGVILREMEEVQGMMEEVIFDHLHTAAFRDHPLGDTILGPKENIQSISKNDLQQYISTHYTCPRTVVSAAGDVDHDEVVDKVKELFTGFSTDPTTADQLVEANPAVFTGSEVRIEDAEMPLAHLAIAFKGSSWTDPRSIPLMVTQSILGSWNRSIGVGNCSGSSLARGISNGELAESLMAFNTNYRDTGLFGIYTTAQPDALHDLSRLIMEEFRRLAFRVSETEVARARNQLKSSLLLHIDGSTAVSENNGRQMLTYGRVMPFLELFARIDAVDCAAIMETAKDFIVDKDVALAAVGPVSNLPELSWFRSQTSSDEKFTEKMFSLGA
- the LOC124666619 gene encoding probable leucine-rich repeat receptor-like protein kinase At1g68400, with the protein product MALRVLPIMLALLAAACVSSPVPISDAVALLGFKSACAGHGTAALDSWTESSDPCSGEWRGVTCQRSSSLAPPRVRGIVLEGLGLGGDAGALAALADLPALSFLSFKNNNFTGSLHDVDFSPVAPHLKLLYLSGNAFSGRFPLSILRLRHLRRLDLAGNRLTGAIPPEIGRRLRALVTLRLARNSFVGPLPTSLEAMTMLVELNVSGNHLSGQIPKRLAAAFPASSFAGNPELCGAPMRRRCSRQQRRGDGETTRGQVGRRSSRYRWMVVMIMAAVGAAVATLIATALCAVLWWKKKKKPAPPRASSRTSSTSASREETVRFDGCCEEFDVRALMMGAAEMLGKGAAATTYRVFMAGQHDVGDDHAGVVEKTEGEAVVVKRLRRREGATREDERRRRELVREMGSWRHANIVNLRAFYASAEELLLVFDYIPHGSLHSLLHENRGPARVPLDWQTRLKLAQDAAQGLAYLHGASGSRLSHRHLTSSNILIDAGGNARVADFAMLQLLVPAPPEKALQKQDVRDFGVILLEILTGRSPEDGKVDMPRWVRTVVREEWTSEVFDMELLRSRGAEDEMVALLQVALLCAADDPKERPRMAVVSKMIEDIRNRGSKRSKYSASPSQAGCSYESSPCVSEDTTKSTTASSS